A region from the Arachis ipaensis cultivar K30076 chromosome B01, Araip1.1, whole genome shotgun sequence genome encodes:
- the LOC107610796 gene encoding alpha carbonic anhydrase 8-like has product MRKKTIAKRAPREKVFKLPSKPSTRSQDRTFTPSPSPPTSPPRCDPIARTKNTPRFPASAKPTPPPKATPSKAGSSKPSSAKPNSSKGKRPATEEPIPEPTQPKSRSVPMRSQRDDSTAPSTEGTSISTGKKSTLLNVVRDVAQEFVSQSNHLIELSKEKRKLASKHENFLKKSRNRVAAKFIFKQPKWYNKIIARLMGK; this is encoded by the exons atgaggaagaaaaccattgcAAAAAGGGCTCCTCGTGAAAAGGTTTTCAAGCTACCCTCAAAGCCTTCCACTCGCTCTCAAGACCGCACCTTTaccccttctccttctcctcctacctctcctcctcgcTGTGACCCCATAGCTAGGACCAAAAACACTCCAAGGTTTCCTGCTTCTGCCAAGCCGACGCCACCACCAAAGGCCACACCTTCCAAGGCTGGCTCCTCAAAACCGAGTTCAGCAAAGCCTAACTCCTCCAAAGGCAAACGTCCGGCGACTGAGGAACCCATTCCCGAACCAACACAACCAAAATCCAGGTCAGTTCCAATGCGCTCTCAACGAG ATGATTCTACTGCTCCTTCCACTGAGGGTACTTCCATCTCCACTGGGAAGAAATCTACTCTGCTGAATGTGGTCAGGGATGTTGCTCAAGAGTTTGTCTCCCAATCGAATCACTTGATTGAATTGAGCAAAGAGAAAAGGAAGCtggctagcaagcatgagaacttcctGAAGAAATCAAGGAATAGGGTGGCT GCCAAATTCATTTTTAAGCAGCCCAAATGGTATAATAAAATTATAGCAAGGCTGATGGGAAAATAA